The following proteins come from a genomic window of Vallitaleaceae bacterium 9-2:
- a CDS encoding aminopeptidase produces the protein MDQRVQKLAQNLVQYSLKVQKGEKVLIEHMDEDTKELARALVKEVFNVGAIPFVQSTDMRLLREQILEAPDEYFTLRAQWEMDRMRNMDCYIGVRGSENVSELSDVSSTQMSKYQKLLQQKVHSEIRVPHTRWVVLRYPTPSMAQLSNTSTSAFEDFYFNVCNLDYSKMDEAMNPLKALMEKTDKVHIVGPGTDLTFSIKDIPVIKCAGEMNIPDGEIYTAPVKDSVNGTLQYNTPAVYQGFTYENIQLTFKDGKIVEATANDNERINDVFDTDDGARFIGEFAIGINPYILTPMKDTLFDEKIMGSFHFTPGNAYEDADNTNRSAVHWDLVCIQTPEFGGGKIYFDDVLIRENGRFVLPELDCLNPENLK, from the coding sequence ATGGATCAAAGAGTACAAAAATTAGCTCAAAATCTCGTACAATACTCGTTAAAAGTACAAAAAGGCGAAAAAGTATTAATTGAGCATATGGATGAAGATACAAAAGAGCTTGCAAGAGCCCTTGTCAAAGAAGTGTTTAATGTTGGAGCTATTCCATTTGTCCAATCAACAGACATGCGTTTACTTCGTGAACAAATCCTTGAAGCACCCGATGAATACTTTACATTACGGGCTCAATGGGAAATGGATCGTATGCGCAATATGGATTGCTATATTGGTGTGCGCGGCAGTGAAAATGTTAGCGAACTTTCTGATGTTTCTTCTACACAAATGTCAAAATATCAAAAGTTACTTCAACAAAAAGTACACAGTGAAATCCGTGTTCCTCATACACGTTGGGTCGTGTTACGTTATCCAACACCATCTATGGCACAATTAAGCAACACAAGCACATCTGCTTTTGAAGATTTTTATTTTAATGTGTGTAATCTGGATTACAGCAAAATGGATGAAGCGATGAATCCATTAAAAGCATTAATGGAAAAAACTGACAAAGTACATATTGTTGGACCAGGTACTGATTTAACTTTCTCAATTAAGGATATACCGGTTATCAAGTGTGCTGGAGAAATGAACATTCCTGATGGAGAAATCTATACAGCACCTGTCAAGGATTCTGTCAACGGAACCCTACAATACAATACACCTGCTGTTTATCAAGGATTTACTTATGAGAATATTCAATTAACATTCAAAGACGGTAAAATCGTTGAGGCAACAGCCAATGACAACGAACGTATTAACGATGTCTTTGATACAGATGACGGTGCACGATTCATCGGAGAATTTGCTATTGGGATTAATCCATACATTTTAACCCCAATGAAGGATACACTATTTGATGAAAAGATTATGGGAAGCTTCCACTTTACACCTGGTAATGCTTATGAAGATGCAGATAACACCAATCGTTCAGCCGTTCACTGGGACCTTGTTTGCATTCAAACTCCAGAGTTTGGTGGCGGTAAAATCTATTTTGACGATGTTCTTATCAGAGAAAACGGTCGATTCGTCTTACCAGAACTTGACTGCTTAAACCCAGAAAATTTGAAGTAG
- the asnS gene encoding asparagine--tRNA ligase — protein sequence MKATLIKDLFNDHTQFLDKEITVSGWVRSVRASSKFGFIVINDGTHFNTLQIVMDDTLEGYKEYTKLNVGSAIIVKGKLVATPEAKQAFELQAADVQIEGHSQPDYPLQKKRHSFEYLRTIEHLRPRTNTFAAVFRVRSLTAFAIHQFFNERGFVYVHTPIITASDCEGAGEMFRVSTMDPSNVPMVEGAVDYSQDFFGKEANLTVSGQLNVETYAMAFRNVYTFGPTFRAENSNTPRHAAEFWMIEPEMAFADLIDDMDVAEDMIKYIITYVQEHAPEEMKFFSQFIDKGLNERLSNVVNNRFERITYTDAIELLKKNNENFDYPVEWGCDLQTEHERYLTEVIYKKPVFVTDYPKDIKAFYMKLNDDGKTVAAMDLLVPGVGEIIGGSQREDDLELIRKRMAEMGLNEEEYWWYLDLRKYGGTRHAGFGLGFERMIMYMTGMTNIRDVVSFPRTVHNCHI from the coding sequence ATGAAAGCAACATTGATTAAAGACTTGTTCAATGACCATACCCAATTCTTGGACAAAGAAATCACGGTATCGGGCTGGGTTCGCAGTGTGCGTGCATCGAGTAAGTTTGGATTTATCGTGATTAATGACGGAACGCATTTTAACACACTACAGATTGTTATGGATGATACGCTTGAAGGATATAAGGAATATACAAAACTTAATGTCGGTTCAGCAATTATTGTTAAAGGAAAGCTGGTAGCAACACCTGAGGCGAAGCAAGCGTTTGAGCTCCAAGCAGCAGACGTTCAAATAGAAGGACATTCACAGCCGGACTATCCATTACAAAAAAAACGTCATTCGTTTGAATACTTACGAACTATTGAGCATTTGCGCCCTCGAACCAATACCTTTGCAGCAGTTTTTCGTGTGCGTTCATTAACTGCTTTTGCCATTCATCAGTTTTTTAACGAACGAGGCTTTGTCTATGTACATACACCCATTATCACAGCAAGTGACTGTGAAGGTGCGGGAGAGATGTTTAGAGTCTCAACAATGGATCCGTCAAACGTACCTATGGTAGAGGGAGCTGTTGACTATAGCCAGGACTTCTTTGGAAAAGAAGCCAATCTGACAGTAAGTGGTCAATTAAACGTAGAAACGTATGCGATGGCATTTAGAAATGTCTACACATTTGGACCGACATTTCGTGCGGAAAATTCAAACACACCACGCCATGCAGCAGAGTTTTGGATGATTGAACCTGAGATGGCTTTTGCTGATTTGATTGATGATATGGATGTGGCTGAGGATATGATCAAATACATCATTACATATGTTCAAGAACATGCACCGGAAGAGATGAAGTTCTTTAGCCAGTTTATTGATAAAGGACTGAATGAACGTCTAAGCAATGTTGTGAACAATCGTTTTGAACGTATCACATATACAGATGCCATTGAATTACTTAAGAAAAACAATGAAAACTTTGATTATCCGGTTGAATGGGGTTGTGACCTTCAGACAGAACACGAACGATATTTAACAGAAGTCATTTATAAAAAACCGGTTTTTGTAACGGATTATCCTAAAGATATCAAGGCTTTTTATATGAAGTTGAATGATGATGGAAAAACAGTGGCCGCTATGGATTTACTCGTTCCAGGAGTTGGTGAGATCATTGGTGGAAGTCAGCGTGAAGATGATTTGGAACTTATTAGAAAACGTATGGCAGAGATGGGATTAAATGAAGAAGAATATTGGTGGTACTTGGATCTTCGAAAATATGGAGGAACAAGACATGCGGGATTTGGTTTAGGGTTTGAGCGTATGATTATGTATATGACTGGAATGACAAACATTCGCGATGTAGTATCCTTCCCTAGAACGGTGCATAATTGTCATATTTAA
- a CDS encoding carbohydrate ABC transporter permease encodes MKRKQLIGRIVYHVVIMGFAYVMIYPILWMFFASFKDNMEIFADASKLWPEHFDFGNYARGWAGFSGYTFGTFFKNSAVISVISTAATVFSSAIIAYGFARVKFKFQKFWFAVMISTMMLPIQIIMVPQFIIFHKLNMVGTILPVVLPHFFGVPFFIFLMMQFIQGVPRDLDEAAKIDGCSKYAIFYKIILPLMKPALVTATIFQFYWKWDDFLGPLLYLNKPEKYTATLALRLFADPGSTVPWGEMLSMATLSIVPIVLIFLIFQKYLVEGISTSGLKG; translated from the coding sequence ATGAAACGTAAACAACTAATAGGACGCATTGTATATCATGTTGTTATCATGGGCTTTGCATATGTTATGATTTATCCGATTTTATGGATGTTCTTTGCTTCATTTAAAGATAATATGGAAATATTTGCAGATGCAAGTAAACTTTGGCCTGAACACTTTGACTTTGGAAATTATGCGCGAGGATGGGCAGGATTTAGTGGATATACCTTTGGAACGTTCTTTAAAAACTCAGCAGTTATTTCAGTAATATCAACGGCTGCAACGGTCTTTTCATCAGCGATTATAGCTTATGGATTTGCACGTGTGAAGTTTAAATTTCAAAAGTTTTGGTTTGCAGTTATGATTTCTACCATGATGCTGCCAATCCAAATCATCATGGTTCCACAGTTTATTATTTTCCATAAGCTTAATATGGTTGGAACAATTTTACCCGTGGTTCTTCCACACTTTTTCGGAGTCCCATTCTTTATCTTTCTGATGATGCAGTTTATTCAGGGGGTTCCAAGAGATTTGGATGAAGCGGCTAAAATCGATGGATGTAGCAAGTATGCGATTTTCTATAAGATTATTTTGCCACTAATGAAGCCGGCACTAGTGACTGCGACCATCTTCCAATTCTACTGGAAGTGGGATGACTTCTTAGGGCCACTACTTTACTTGAACAAACCGGAAAAATATACGGCAACCTTAGCTTTGAGATTGTTTGCTGATCCGGGAAGTACAGTACCTTGGGGGGAGATGCTCTCCATGGCAACATTATCCATTGTACCTATTGTACTCATTTTCTTAATCTTCCAAAAATATCTTGTTGAAGGAATCTCTACATCAGGATTAAAAGGTTAG
- a CDS encoding HD domain-containing protein, with amino-acid sequence MNRCAVNKIQRVIRREKLSAHLYKMEQYKHHQEVTTMLHCIAVAYYSLCIASILRIKIRSESMIIGALFHDYYLYDWHVPEKYHQFHGIKHSRFAIKNLRKIYKTNAIEENIILSHMFPLTLSPPLYRESIIVSMADKWCSIQETLFSKNHQELIQAFNLPLLQEYRYCVHNRKETP; translated from the coding sequence ATGAATCGATGTGCAGTTAACAAAATTCAACGGGTTATTCGACGCGAAAAGCTGTCTGCACATTTATATAAGATGGAGCAATATAAGCATCATCAAGAGGTGACAACGATGTTGCATTGTATTGCAGTGGCATATTATAGCTTGTGCATTGCATCGATACTTCGTATTAAAATTCGTAGCGAGAGTATGATTATAGGCGCATTATTTCATGATTATTATTTATATGACTGGCATGTTCCGGAAAAATATCATCAATTTCATGGAATAAAGCACAGCCGATTTGCTATTAAAAATCTAAGAAAAATATATAAAACCAATGCCATTGAAGAAAATATTATTTTAAGTCATATGTTTCCTTTGACCTTATCACCGCCTTTGTATAGAGAAAGTATTATCGTCAGCATGGCAGATAAATGGTGTTCAATTCAAGAGACATTATTTTCGAAAAACCACCAAGAGCTCATACAGGCATTTAACTTACCCCTTCTTCAAGAATACAGATATTGTGTGCATAATAGAAAGGAAACCCCATGA
- a CDS encoding extracellular solute-binding protein, producing the protein MKKVLSMLLVLMMVTALFAGCGKDEDNTADSGTNTGAEDTATDSGSTDTQTDSESSDGDIVLRVAWWGNQVRDERTEKALALYTEMNPNVTFELEPIGWAGYWDKLATQTAGGSLPDIIQQDYAFIGQYIDKGVLADLTPYVESGALNLDDVAPANLEGGRSGEGLYGVPLGMNALAYVYNKTLMDQMGYDAVDPDWTWNDFQTLVTNAYTEHGIRSDAPLWDDPKFLLENLLRQNGKSVYNEAGNALGFDTTDELVTMFTMLADNTEAGAFPDPQEIAQKTTMEESLFVNDETLGGFIWSNFFVAYADLMDSELELTVMPNDENGASGLYLKPSQFFSVTESSEHKEEAAKVIDFITNSIEANEILLAERGVPIAATVRDGIKDSVSAEVAATFDYIALAENYATPISAPEPAGAAEVTKALKSIYEEVAYGVTTPEDGAERFIQEANSILSVN; encoded by the coding sequence ATGAAAAAAGTATTGTCAATGTTACTCGTTCTTATGATGGTAACAGCATTATTTGCAGGTTGTGGTAAAGATGAAGATAACACAGCAGATAGTGGAACAAACACAGGGGCTGAAGATACGGCAACAGATTCAGGAAGCACAGATACACAGACAGATTCTGAAAGCTCAGATGGAGACATCGTATTACGTGTTGCATGGTGGGGAAATCAAGTGCGTGATGAAAGAACAGAAAAAGCATTAGCACTTTACACTGAAATGAACCCAAATGTAACGTTTGAATTAGAACCAATTGGTTGGGCAGGGTATTGGGACAAACTTGCAACACAAACAGCAGGTGGATCATTACCAGATATTATTCAACAAGATTATGCGTTTATTGGACAATATATTGATAAAGGTGTATTAGCGGATCTTACACCTTATGTTGAATCTGGAGCATTAAATCTTGATGATGTAGCACCGGCAAACTTAGAAGGTGGACGTTCAGGTGAAGGATTATATGGTGTTCCACTTGGAATGAATGCATTAGCATATGTATATAACAAAACATTAATGGACCAAATGGGTTATGATGCAGTGGATCCTGATTGGACATGGAATGATTTCCAAACACTTGTTACTAATGCTTATACAGAACACGGTATTCGTTCAGATGCACCTTTATGGGATGATCCAAAATTCTTACTTGAAAACTTATTACGTCAAAACGGAAAATCAGTATACAATGAAGCAGGTAACGCATTAGGATTTGATACAACAGATGAACTTGTGACAATGTTTACAATGTTAGCAGATAATACAGAGGCTGGAGCATTCCCAGATCCTCAAGAGATTGCACAAAAAACAACAATGGAAGAATCTTTGTTTGTTAATGATGAAACCCTTGGTGGATTTATCTGGAGTAACTTCTTCGTAGCCTATGCAGATCTTATGGATTCAGAATTAGAATTAACTGTGATGCCAAACGATGAGAATGGTGCATCAGGTCTTTATCTAAAACCTTCACAATTCTTCTCAGTAACAGAAAGCTCTGAACATAAAGAAGAAGCAGCAAAAGTTATTGACTTTATTACAAACTCAATTGAAGCCAATGAAATCTTACTTGCTGAACGTGGTGTTCCAATTGCAGCAACAGTTCGTGATGGAATTAAAGACAGTGTAAGTGCTGAAGTAGCAGCAACATTTGATTACATTGCACTTGCTGAAAACTATGCAACACCAATCTCAGCTCCAGAACCAGCAGGAGCAGCTGAAGTAACCAAAGCGCTTAAGTCAATTTATGAAGAAGTAGCTTATGGTGTAACAACACCAGAAGATGGTGCTGAACGATTTATTCAAGAAGCAAATTCTATTTTATCAGTAAATTAA
- a CDS encoding ATP-dependent 6-phosphofructokinase: MVKKRIGLLTSGGDCPGLNATIRGVAKAAYGMMDCEIIGIKDGFKGLIENNAVIMEPKDFSGILTRGGTILGTARTPFKKMRKIEEDGVDKVKNMLETYNALNLDCLVCLGGAGTHKNANLLREEGLNVIGLPKTIDNDIWGTDVTFGFHSAVDIATEVIDRIHTTADSHDRVMLVELMGNKAGWLTLHSGVAGGADVILIPEIPYDPDIVIEALKKRQRNGKNFSIIAIAEGAMTKEEDKMSKKDLKNHRKSMKYPTVSYRLAEYIQNKTDIETRVTVPGHQQRGGSPSPYDRVLASQLGAYAAKLIHEENYGMTVSIDNNTIRATPLEEVAGRLKIVPKDDNLILTGKLIGINFGDEYLT, from the coding sequence ATAGTGAAAAAAAGAATTGGATTATTGACAAGTGGTGGAGACTGTCCAGGCTTAAATGCAACAATTCGTGGTGTTGCAAAAGCGGCATATGGCATGATGGATTGTGAAATTATTGGAATTAAAGATGGATTTAAAGGATTAATAGAAAATAATGCTGTAATAATGGAGCCTAAGGACTTTTCAGGTATTTTAACTCGGGGAGGGACAATTTTAGGAACGGCTCGGACACCTTTTAAAAAAATGCGTAAAATAGAAGAAGACGGTGTTGATAAAGTTAAAAATATGCTGGAGACATACAATGCGCTTAATCTTGATTGCTTAGTATGCTTGGGTGGCGCAGGAACACACAAAAATGCAAATTTGTTACGTGAGGAAGGCCTTAATGTCATTGGACTTCCTAAAACAATTGACAATGATATCTGGGGCACAGATGTTACTTTTGGCTTTCATAGTGCGGTAGATATTGCCACAGAAGTGATTGATCGGATTCATACAACAGCAGATTCCCATGACCGTGTCATGCTAGTGGAGCTTATGGGCAATAAAGCGGGATGGTTGACCCTGCATTCGGGTGTTGCTGGTGGAGCCGATGTTATCTTAATTCCGGAGATTCCATATGATCCCGATATTGTCATTGAAGCGCTTAAAAAGCGTCAACGTAATGGCAAGAATTTTTCAATTATTGCCATCGCCGAAGGGGCAATGACGAAAGAAGAAGACAAAATGAGTAAAAAAGATTTGAAAAATCATCGTAAATCCATGAAATACCCAACAGTATCCTATCGTTTAGCTGAATACATTCAAAACAAAACGGATATCGAGACGCGTGTGACAGTTCCGGGACATCAACAACGTGGGGGTTCACCATCGCCATATGACCGAGTGTTGGCCTCACAATTAGGAGCGTATGCGGCAAAGCTTATTCATGAAGAAAACTACGGTATGACAGTGTCGATAGATAATAATACTATTCGGGCTACGCCTCTGGAAGAAGTTGCAGGAAGGCTAAAAATCGTTCCCAAAGATGATAATTTGATTTTGACGGGAAAATTGATTGGCATTAATTTTGGAGATGAATATTTGACATGA
- a CDS encoding metallophosphoesterase: MKFVHIADLHVGQTFQSASFGGQFGTIKRQAIKENLRKVIEFCNQQTVDFLLMAGDCIEADYAQIGDWLDMRYLFEQLDKTRVIMIAGNHDPTTLTQKAVQSIQWPDNVKIVEKAYEQLRFEQEDVTFFCTSWQAKNGASFDYEYLKERLNATTTTNNIGIFHGDIYNGDGYMPLDRKWLLNSELDYIALGHIHKMDIIANKLAYPGSLEPLDFGETGNHGFIYGTLEATGLNLQAVTQMIHPMKIHELDISGLTSMMEILDAIKKAVEGYQREDMLRLVLIGEMDEPFSLLKATVNDDWNLWIGSLISYLEVVDKTIGTLDLEQIYSEHKEDIIGYYIEALRQEGEKDVAYQQALELGVKMLLDEVK, translated from the coding sequence ATGAAATTTGTACATATAGCAGACTTACATGTGGGACAAACGTTTCAAAGTGCCTCTTTTGGAGGTCAATTTGGAACAATAAAGCGTCAGGCCATTAAAGAAAATCTACGAAAAGTTATTGAGTTTTGTAATCAGCAGACCGTTGACTTTTTGTTGATGGCCGGAGACTGCATTGAGGCGGATTATGCTCAAATAGGGGATTGGCTTGACATGCGCTATTTATTTGAACAGCTGGATAAAACGCGCGTCATTATGATAGCAGGTAATCATGATCCGACGACGCTGACACAAAAAGCTGTTCAATCGATTCAGTGGCCGGATAATGTGAAAATAGTAGAAAAAGCTTATGAGCAGCTTCGATTCGAACAAGAAGATGTTACTTTTTTCTGCACCTCATGGCAAGCAAAAAATGGAGCAAGCTTTGATTATGAATACCTTAAAGAGAGGTTGAATGCAACCACAACAACGAACAATATCGGTATATTTCATGGAGATATCTACAACGGTGATGGATATATGCCCTTAGATCGAAAATGGCTTTTAAACTCGGAGCTTGATTATATTGCTTTAGGGCATATTCATAAAATGGATATTATCGCAAACAAGTTGGCATATCCTGGAAGCTTAGAACCTCTTGACTTTGGAGAAACAGGTAATCATGGCTTTATCTATGGAACCTTGGAGGCGACAGGGCTTAACTTGCAAGCGGTAACACAAATGATTCATCCAATGAAAATTCATGAATTAGATATATCAGGACTTACGTCCATGATGGAAATATTAGATGCAATCAAAAAAGCGGTAGAAGGATATCAGCGAGAGGATATGCTACGCTTGGTGCTCATCGGAGAAATGGATGAACCATTTTCTCTCTTAAAGGCAACGGTAAATGATGATTGGAACCTATGGATAGGTTCTTTAATCAGCTATTTGGAAGTTGTAGACAAAACAATAGGGACATTGGATTTAGAACAGATTTATTCAGAGCATAAAGAGGATATTATCGGATATTACATAGAAGCGTTGCGACAAGAAGGAGAAAAAGATGTAGCATACCAACAAGCCCTAGAACTTGGCGTAAAGATGCTGCTAGATGAGGTGAAATAG
- a CDS encoding pectinesterase family protein, whose amino-acid sequence MKHIVKTNQKIQDVINQANDGDVIYIEPGTYKEKLNIATNNLHIIGMGTGEVKITYNDFALKDHKDGKRFGTFRSYTCLVEGDNIVLENLSIENSSGDGRQVGQAIALYVDAHFAQVKNCRLLGCQDTVFLAPLPKRPRIEGSFVGPSEHKAYRHLESYFDHCYIEGDVDFIFGGGQAFFHGCQLLSKNRHETINGYVSAPSTDASQPYGFVFYGCDFLAEEGIRPGSVFLGRPWRKFAQVMLIGCSIAQHIHPEGWDDWNNCDNRKTTQFSEYKCKYANSTVTKYRRGNAPFIRIEDHEPSLNFLSDWHKKCFEVEDG is encoded by the coding sequence ATGAAGCATATTGTTAAGACAAATCAAAAAATACAAGATGTTATCAATCAAGCTAACGACGGAGATGTAATATATATTGAGCCAGGGACCTACAAAGAAAAGCTGAATATTGCCACGAATAATTTACATATTATTGGTATGGGGACAGGTGAAGTTAAAATCACATATAATGATTTTGCACTAAAAGATCATAAAGATGGGAAGCGATTTGGGACATTTCGCTCATATACATGTCTCGTTGAAGGTGATAATATAGTTTTAGAGAACCTAAGCATCGAAAATAGTTCGGGTGATGGGCGTCAAGTCGGACAAGCGATAGCATTATATGTAGATGCACATTTTGCTCAAGTTAAAAACTGTCGACTTTTGGGTTGCCAAGATACAGTTTTTTTAGCGCCGTTACCTAAACGACCTCGTATTGAAGGGTCTTTTGTCGGTCCAAGTGAACACAAAGCTTATCGACACTTGGAGTCTTATTTTGACCATTGTTATATTGAAGGTGATGTGGATTTCATTTTTGGTGGAGGACAAGCTTTTTTTCATGGATGTCAACTTTTATCAAAGAACCGTCATGAAACTATCAATGGATATGTATCTGCGCCATCAACGGATGCGTCGCAGCCATATGGATTTGTGTTTTATGGATGTGACTTTCTTGCAGAAGAAGGTATCCGGCCTGGGAGCGTGTTTTTAGGTAGACCTTGGCGAAAATTTGCCCAGGTTATGCTTATTGGGTGCTCAATTGCACAACATATTCATCCTGAAGGATGGGATGATTGGAATAATTGTGACAATAGAAAAACAACACAATTTTCAGAGTATAAGTGTAAGTATGCCAATAGTACAGTAACTAAGTATAGAAGAGGGAATGCCCCATTTATTCGTATTGAAGATCACGAGCCGTCCTTAAATTTTTTGAGTGATTGGCACAAGAAGTGTTTTGAGGTGGAAGATGGGTAA
- a CDS encoding GntR family transcriptional regulator, which yields MTTKELFKEYSIDKSIPIPLYYQFKNILIEMMRKGILSPGDIIPTEFELCEMFDISRTTVRQALAELVNENKFYRVKGRGTFVAQDKINQDFIKRIESFKSEMERKGYTPSSKILEFEVIKPSTEIAVALNISASSDVISLKRLRYADQEPIVVANTYLPYISCKNVLDYDMEVNSLYKILSKNINTKINKVIRNVEAVIPTKEDCDLLHITKNTAVQLFHYIGYNQFDSPIEYTISRYRGDKSVFTIEQYLH from the coding sequence ATGACTACAAAGGAACTATTTAAAGAATATTCAATTGACAAGTCCATTCCGATTCCCCTTTACTACCAATTTAAAAATATTCTCATTGAAATGATGCGAAAAGGAATATTAAGCCCTGGCGATATCATTCCAACAGAATTTGAATTATGTGAAATGTTTGATATCAGCCGAACCACTGTGCGTCAGGCTTTGGCTGAACTGGTTAATGAGAATAAGTTTTATCGTGTTAAGGGGCGAGGAACATTTGTAGCTCAAGACAAAATTAATCAAGACTTTATTAAACGCATCGAAAGTTTTAAATCTGAAATGGAACGTAAGGGATATACACCTAGCTCAAAAATATTAGAATTTGAGGTAATTAAACCTTCTACAGAAATAGCCGTCGCACTGAACATCTCTGCATCCAGTGATGTTATTTCACTAAAAAGGTTACGCTATGCAGACCAAGAACCGATTGTCGTTGCCAACACTTATCTCCCTTATATTTCGTGTAAAAATGTGCTGGACTATGATATGGAGGTAAATTCCTTATATAAAATACTCTCCAAAAATATTAACACGAAAATCAACAAAGTTATTCGAAATGTTGAAGCTGTCATTCCTACAAAAGAGGACTGCGATCTCTTGCATATTACTAAAAACACTGCGGTTCAACTTTTTCATTATATCGGCTACAACCAATTTGATTCTCCCATCGAATATACTATCTCACGCTATCGTGGAGATAAAAGTGTATTCACCATTGAGCAGTATCTGCATTAA
- a CDS encoding sugar ABC transporter permease, whose product MDKKVQTSNFRERVSAFMDKDNTVGYVFILPWLIGFFAFTFIPVIASLVLSFTKYDLLSPPTFIGLKNYITMFTGDALFIKSVKITFTFVAISVPLRLIFALLLAMVFNKPTKLTGFYRAVYYIPSIVGGSVAIAVMWSRIFDAEGAVNTILMSLGILKEPLYWLGNPKTTMVVLVLLYVWQFGSAMLIFLAGLKQIPISLYESAKIDGANKLQQFFKITIPMLTPIILFNLIMQVINGFMMFTQAFVLTNGTGGPLNSLLVYSMYMYRKTFEFYQMGYGSAMAWFMLIVVSIMTGIIFKTSNQWVFYEAKED is encoded by the coding sequence ATGGATAAAAAAGTTCAAACTTCAAATTTTCGAGAACGTGTATCAGCATTTATGGATAAAGACAATACCGTTGGGTATGTCTTCATATTACCTTGGTTAATTGGTTTTTTTGCCTTTACCTTTATCCCCGTGATAGCATCTCTCGTACTTTCATTTACAAAATACGATTTGTTATCTCCGCCTACATTTATTGGGCTCAAAAACTATATTACCATGTTTACTGGAGATGCACTCTTTATCAAATCAGTAAAAATCACCTTTACTTTTGTAGCGATATCCGTACCGTTACGACTGATCTTTGCGCTATTATTGGCAATGGTCTTTAATAAACCTACGAAATTAACAGGATTTTATAGGGCTGTTTACTATATACCTTCAATTGTTGGAGGAAGTGTTGCGATTGCAGTTATGTGGAGCCGAATTTTTGATGCAGAAGGTGCGGTGAACACGATTTTAATGAGTCTAGGGATTTTAAAAGAACCACTTTACTGGTTAGGAAATCCAAAGACAACGATGGTTGTTTTAGTCCTTTTATATGTATGGCAGTTTGGATCGGCGATGCTTATATTCTTAGCAGGCCTAAAGCAAATACCAATTAGCTTATATGAATCGGCAAAAATTGACGGTGCAAATAAACTACAGCAATTCTTTAAAATAACAATACCAATGTTAACACCAATCATTTTATTTAACTTGATTATGCAAGTAATTAATGGGTTTATGATGTTTACACAAGCCTTTGTCTTAACCAATGGAACCGGTGGACCGTTAAATAGTCTATTAGTATACTCGATGTATATGTATAGAAAAACATTTGAATTCTATCAAATGGGATATGGTTCTGCTATGGCATGGTTCATGTTGATTGTGGTAAGTATTATGACAGGTATCATCTTTAAGACATCAAATCAATGGGTATTCTATGAGGCGAAGGAGGACTAA